Proteins co-encoded in one Burkholderiales bacterium genomic window:
- a CDS encoding helix-turn-helix domain-containing protein: MGKPKTPKIPGRLRAVFAANLERALERHYPGASDKAAALEEDLRKRGSTLTDSSIRRYLRAETGPSLDNIEAIADALGVTVHDLLGPVTRAHALKIVAPEPPPAAILRVASPRPTYRVRKKKP; encoded by the coding sequence ATGGGAAAGCCAAAAACACCCAAGATCCCCGGGCGGTTACGCGCGGTATTTGCCGCGAATCTCGAGCGAGCGCTGGAGCGTCACTACCCTGGCGCGTCCGACAAAGCGGCCGCGCTGGAGGAGGACCTCAGAAAACGTGGCAGCACGCTCACGGACTCCAGCATCCGGCGCTACCTGCGGGCCGAAACCGGCCCGTCGCTGGACAACATCGAGGCAATCGCCGATGCGCTCGGCGTGACCGTGCACGATCTGCTCGGGCCGGTGACGCGCGCGCACGCGCTGAAAATCGTCGCCCCCGAGCCCCCGCCCGCGGCCATCCTGCGCGTGGCGAGCCCGCGCCCTACCTATCGGGTCAGAAAGAAGAAGCCGTGA